From Candidatus Pedobacter colombiensis, one genomic window encodes:
- a CDS encoding sigma-70 family RNA polymerase sigma factor — protein sequence MEQIKTYYTQDEMIAGLILKDKLALKSLHDQFQGCLYGIISAVFEDHEVRIAVFQKAILKIWVDADQFDPEKEKFFTWMLNIVRQSIKDEFNHSTHSSDLMYRDADLCRIIDHNDFPVFIRIFFFGSSIEEIGKECAMSPDDVRKSLFHGIESLKKHLAQSLVE from the coding sequence ATGGAACAAATTAAAACATATTATACGCAGGACGAAATGATTGCGGGTTTGATTTTGAAAGACAAACTGGCTTTGAAGAGTTTGCATGATCAATTTCAGGGATGTTTATATGGTATTATTTCGGCCGTATTTGAAGATCATGAGGTGAGGATTGCTGTTTTTCAAAAAGCTATCCTTAAAATATGGGTTGATGCGGATCAATTCGATCCTGAAAAAGAGAAGTTCTTTACTTGGATGCTAAATATTGTCCGCCAAAGTATTAAAGACGAGTTTAACCATTCAACTCACTCTTCCGATTTAATGTATCGGGATGCTGATTTATGCCGGATTATTGATCACAATGATTTTCCGGTTTTCATTAGAATCTTTTTCTTCGGTAGTTCTATTGAGGAAATTGGTAAGGAGTGTGCTATGAGTCCTGATGATGTACGTAAATCGCTTTTTCATGGTATTGAAAGCCTTAAAAAACATTTAGCTCAATCTTTAGTGGAATGA
- a CDS encoding redoxin domain-containing protein, whose product MKKTTIYIVLALLCLNFKVNAQDKIQMIQPLKIGDTIPEILRRLPLEVINQRNGERNTRLNDFKNKLIILDFWGRSCAPCIKALPKLDSLNVMFEDDAIILPISDFNSESELRSTLERFKIQTLSIHGLENKTLLKYFPHQLQPHLVWIDKDWRICAITTSEYVTPTNISRLLNGLSADWPSKQDVLDYNSLLPIISINVPERAKPEHFLYSVFTTHLNGISPKNGKVTDSVNQATTTTYYNMRLLSFISMALDNKIGAPVEQFDLQVKDKSRFIMDKAENYSEWAIDNTFCYSIRLPIQTTPKVTQMLIQQDLIKWISLLGLSIKKVSVNKQNQKKYLVTENNN is encoded by the coding sequence ATGAAAAAAACAACGATTTACATCGTACTGGCATTGCTATGCCTAAATTTTAAGGTCAATGCGCAGGATAAAATACAAATGATCCAACCCTTAAAAATTGGTGATACGATACCCGAAATACTAAGAAGGCTGCCTTTAGAGGTAATTAATCAGAGGAATGGTGAACGGAATACCAGACTGAATGATTTTAAAAACAAACTTATCATTTTGGACTTTTGGGGAAGAAGTTGCGCCCCTTGTATAAAGGCATTGCCAAAGCTTGATAGCCTCAATGTCATGTTTGAAGACGATGCCATAATTTTACCAATTTCAGACTTCAATAGCGAATCAGAATTGAGGAGTACCCTTGAAAGGTTTAAAATTCAAACCTTATCAATTCATGGCCTTGAAAACAAAACACTTCTTAAATACTTTCCACATCAATTACAACCGCACCTTGTTTGGATAGATAAAGATTGGCGAATTTGCGCTATCACCACATCTGAATATGTCACTCCTACAAATATCAGCCGTTTACTAAATGGATTAAGTGCGGATTGGCCGAGTAAGCAAGATGTTTTGGACTATAACTCTTTATTGCCAATAATTTCAATCAACGTACCTGAAAGAGCTAAGCCGGAACATTTTCTCTATTCCGTTTTCACAACTCATTTAAATGGCATTTCCCCAAAGAACGGAAAAGTAACAGATAGTGTAAACCAAGCTACAACAACGACCTATTACAATATGAGATTATTGTCTTTTATTTCAATGGCACTGGATAATAAGATAGGTGCCCCTGTAGAACAGTTTGATTTGCAGGTCAAGGATAAAAGCAGGTTTATAATGGACAAAGCCGAGAATTATTCTGAATGGGCAATTGATAATACCTTCTGTTACTCAATTCGTCTTCCTATTCAAACCACCCCTAAGGTAACGCAGATGCTTATTCAGCAAGACTTAATTAAATGGATCAGTCTATTAGGGTTATCTATTAAAAAAGTTTCTGTAAACAAGCAAAATCAAAAGAAGTATTTGGTTACAGAAAATAATAATTGA
- a CDS encoding relaxase/mobilization nuclease domain-containing protein: MVARIKIGTSIRGILHYNENKVAEGEAKLILASGFAGDIENMTFQNKIQRFQHLTELKPSVETNALHISLNFDTSEKISNAKMQEIAIAYMERIGFGDQPFLVYRHNDAGHQHLHIATVSIQRDGEAIKTHNIGRDISEPARKSIEKDFYLVIAERKQYKQEPGIKAADIEKAKYGRTSTKRQISNVLAGVVNDYKFTSLAEFNAVLMQFNLIADRGKEESDMFQNKGLIYSLIGSNGEKIGVPIKSSAFYSKPTLRNLEIKFERNIEKRKPYKLNLIGRINKVFTKYERITKETLLAELKKDGINLVLRQNDHGRIYGTTFIDHQNKAVFNGSDLGKLYSANSIIERISSEDRLRSFLQPVIHQKTYLKAPSSKLEKNYLHKTAPTNYLKDLLDKSQGDYAPTIKRKKKKKKRGLTL; the protein is encoded by the coding sequence ATGGTTGCAAGAATAAAAATAGGTACAAGCATAAGGGGCATACTCCATTATAACGAAAACAAAGTTGCCGAGGGGGAAGCAAAGCTAATATTAGCTAGTGGTTTTGCGGGCGACATTGAAAATATGACGTTTCAAAATAAGATACAACGGTTTCAGCACCTAACGGAGTTAAAGCCTAGTGTAGAAACGAATGCTTTACACATATCCTTAAACTTTGATACCTCTGAAAAAATTAGTAATGCCAAGATGCAGGAAATTGCAATAGCTTATATGGAGCGTATTGGATTTGGGGATCAACCTTTTTTGGTTTACAGACATAATGACGCAGGACACCAACACTTGCACATTGCAACAGTTAGTATTCAAAGGGATGGAGAAGCGATAAAAACCCATAACATAGGCAGAGACATATCTGAGCCAGCCAGAAAGTCAATCGAAAAAGATTTTTATCTAGTGATTGCAGAGCGTAAGCAGTATAAACAAGAGCCAGGCATAAAGGCAGCCGATATTGAAAAAGCAAAATACGGTAGAACTTCAACTAAACGCCAAATTAGTAACGTTTTGGCTGGCGTAGTGAATGATTATAAATTCACATCTCTTGCAGAGTTTAATGCTGTGCTTATGCAGTTTAATCTCATCGCTGATCGTGGGAAGGAAGAATCTGATATGTTCCAAAATAAAGGGCTTATTTATTCTTTAATTGGAAGTAATGGCGAAAAAATAGGTGTTCCGATTAAATCAAGCGCATTTTATAGTAAACCTACTTTACGCAATCTGGAAATTAAATTCGAGAGAAACATTGAAAAGCGCAAACCATACAAGTTGAATCTCATTGGACGGATCAATAAGGTTTTTACAAAGTATGAGCGTATTACCAAGGAGACACTGTTGGCTGAACTTAAAAAAGACGGAATAAATCTAGTCTTACGTCAAAATGACCACGGTCGTATTTATGGAACAACTTTCATCGATCATCAAAATAAGGCAGTTTTCAACGGAAGCGATTTAGGGAAGCTATATAGTGCTAATTCAATAATAGAAAGGATTAGCTCGGAAGATAGATTAAGATCGTTCCTACAGCCTGTAATCCATCAGAAAACATATCTGAAAGCACCTTCAAGTAAGCTTGAGAAAAATTATTTGCACAAAACGGCGCCAACAAATTACCTCAAAGATTTGCTTGATAAGTCCCAAGGTGACTATGCTCCAACAATTAAACGCAAGAAGAAGAAGAAAAAACGAGGACTAACCTTATAA
- a CDS encoding helix-turn-helix transcriptional regulator, which translates to MEQIENKHIGRNIQAIRKLRGIKQIDFANEMGVNQQNISRMENNKRVSEEKLEQASKILEASVSQIKDYDQKSITINNNVFSNDQINNPITEVIEYFKGALDERDQEIERLKEQLSRKNTRTSKTPAPIKAQLKKA; encoded by the coding sequence ATGGAGCAGATTGAAAACAAGCACATTGGTCGGAACATTCAGGCAATAAGAAAACTAAGAGGAATAAAGCAAATTGATTTCGCCAACGAAATGGGTGTAAACCAACAAAATATATCAAGAATGGAGAACAACAAAAGAGTTTCCGAGGAGAAACTAGAACAAGCATCAAAGATTTTAGAAGCCTCCGTTAGTCAAATCAAAGATTATGACCAAAAAAGCATAACGATCAATAATAATGTGTTTTCAAATGACCAGATAAACAACCCAATAACAGAAGTTATTGAATATTTCAAAGGAGCTTTAGATGAAAGAGATCAGGAAATTGAACGCTTAAAAGAACAATTATCTAGAAAAAACACAAGAACTTCCAAAACTCCAGCTCCGATCAAAGCACAACTTAAAAAGGCATAG
- the mobC gene encoding conjugal transfer protein MobC has product MNTGEDTQSLRKIIEFTRLISIFILSIHFYICCYAAFKQWGCTAEITDRLISNIAKTGLFDNLVTPKLVALLFLAISLLGVKGKKDENIQKKNIVTYIISGLILYFVSVLCLLLPLHLVSIAILYIGLTSVGYMLTLAGGGLLSRLIKDTFNKDVFNTDNESFPQEERLLENEYSINLPAAYNLKGETRRSFINLINPFRGCLVSGSPGSGKTYFVIRHIIEQHIKKGFSMFIYDYKFDDLTKIAYNKLLQYHGNYKVKPKFWVIDFDKPLHQCNPLDPKSMDDITDATEASRTIMLGLNKEWLKKTGDFFVESPINFLTAVIWYLRKYQNGKYCTLPHCIELIQADYDKLFAVLQEENEIIALINPFISAYQNKAMAQLEGQIASAKIGLARLASPQLYYVLSGNDFTLDINNPLEPKIVCMGNNPQKQQIYGAVLSLYVSKMIKLVNRKGQMKSSLIFDEFPSIYIGGASGIDGLLATCRSNLVCCTLAVQNYEQLTKDYGGEEADVIVGVVGNIISGQVTGSTAKKLSENFGKIMQDKQSRSINSADISISKSTQMDFAIPASKIATLSSGEFVGIVADNPDEKIKLKMFHCEIQNDHKAIAEEERNYKPIPVVENVTYGDIIENYIAIKTDIERLFESELGKIAARQQNDDIQPQPLTEDEQVEEEEAEKGISM; this is encoded by the coding sequence ATGAACACAGGAGAAGATACCCAGAGTTTGAGAAAAATCATAGAATTTACAAGGCTCATTAGCATTTTTATCTTAAGCATTCATTTCTATATCTGTTGTTATGCCGCATTTAAACAATGGGGATGCACGGCCGAAATTACTGATCGCTTGATTTCAAATATCGCCAAAACAGGCTTGTTTGATAACTTAGTAACCCCCAAGTTGGTGGCTTTACTTTTTCTAGCTATATCCCTTTTAGGCGTTAAAGGAAAAAAGGATGAAAATATACAAAAGAAGAATATTGTTACCTATATAATTAGTGGACTGATCTTATACTTTGTAAGTGTCCTTTGTTTACTATTGCCTCTACATTTAGTTTCAATTGCCATTTTATATATTGGACTTACTTCTGTCGGCTATATGTTAACCTTAGCTGGTGGTGGTCTATTGTCAAGATTAATCAAGGACACATTCAACAAAGATGTATTTAATACAGACAATGAATCCTTCCCACAAGAAGAAAGGTTACTTGAAAATGAGTACTCTATAAATCTCCCTGCCGCATACAATCTAAAGGGTGAAACGAGAAGGTCATTTATAAACTTAATTAATCCTTTTCGAGGCTGCCTTGTTTCCGGTAGTCCGGGGTCAGGAAAAACATATTTTGTGATACGTCACATAATTGAACAACACATAAAAAAAGGTTTTTCAATGTTTATTTATGACTATAAGTTTGATGATTTAACCAAGATCGCTTACAATAAACTATTACAGTATCATGGTAATTATAAAGTGAAACCTAAATTTTGGGTGATTGATTTCGACAAACCACTTCATCAATGTAACCCCCTTGATCCTAAAAGTATGGATGACATTACAGATGCCACTGAAGCAAGCCGTACTATTATGTTAGGTCTTAACAAAGAATGGTTAAAAAAAACAGGAGATTTTTTCGTTGAATCTCCAATCAATTTTTTAACAGCCGTTATTTGGTATTTGCGAAAGTATCAAAATGGCAAATATTGCACATTACCACATTGCATCGAACTAATTCAGGCAGATTATGATAAATTATTTGCCGTTCTACAAGAAGAAAATGAAATAATAGCTTTGATTAATCCATTTATCTCTGCTTATCAAAATAAAGCAATGGCGCAATTAGAGGGGCAAATCGCAAGTGCTAAGATTGGTTTAGCAAGGTTAGCTTCTCCACAATTGTATTATGTGTTGAGTGGGAATGATTTTACTTTGGACATCAATAATCCGTTAGAACCGAAGATTGTTTGTATGGGGAACAATCCGCAAAAACAGCAGATTTACGGCGCAGTACTCTCATTGTATGTGAGTAAGATGATTAAGTTGGTGAACCGTAAAGGGCAAATGAAAAGTAGTTTAATTTTCGATGAATTTCCTAGTATATACATAGGAGGAGCATCGGGCATTGATGGGTTGCTTGCCACTTGCAGATCGAATTTAGTGTGCTGTACGCTGGCTGTTCAAAATTATGAGCAGTTAACCAAAGACTATGGAGGTGAAGAGGCGGATGTTATAGTTGGTGTAGTGGGAAATATTATAAGTGGACAGGTAACGGGCAGTACTGCTAAAAAGCTAAGTGAAAACTTCGGAAAGATCATGCAAGATAAACAAAGCAGAAGCATTAATAGTGCTGATATTTCTATCTCAAAATCAACCCAAATGGATTTTGCGATACCTGCCTCAAAAATTGCCACCCTTTCATCTGGTGAATTTGTTGGGATTGTAGCAGATAATCCAGATGAAAAAATAAAGCTCAAAATGTTCCATTGTGAAATTCAAAATGACCATAAAGCCATTGCAGAAGAAGAAAGGAACTATAAACCTATACCTGTTGTTGAAAATGTAACGTATGGGGACATAATTGAAAATTATATAGCTATTAAGACAGATATTGAGAGGTTATTCGAATCTGAACTTGGAAAAATTGCAGCTAGACAGCAAAATGATGATATACAGCCACAGCCATTAACTGAGGATGAACAAGTAGAGGAAGAAGAAGCTGAAAAAGGAATTTCGATGTAG
- a CDS encoding mobilization protein: MSISKAKDNESILSHTIVVRITASQYEKLEKISKLSDSRTIANVVRKILANRPIKLLHKDISMNAPMEEMALIRKEIKSIGVNINQQTHRYHASTSETERSFHSIKTAETYKSIEPKIDQLMMIISKLAEKWLQE; the protein is encoded by the coding sequence ATGTCAATAAGCAAAGCGAAGGACAATGAGAGCATTTTGAGCCATACGATTGTTGTAAGAATAACGGCAAGCCAATACGAGAAACTTGAAAAAATTTCCAAGTTGAGTGACAGCAGAACCATTGCAAATGTTGTTCGGAAAATTCTTGCTAATAGGCCAATAAAATTGCTTCATAAAGATATTTCCATGAACGCCCCAATGGAAGAAATGGCATTGATCCGCAAAGAAATCAAAAGCATAGGTGTGAACATCAATCAACAAACACATCGCTATCATGCGAGTACTTCAGAAACGGAAAGGTCTTTTCATTCTATAAAAACTGCTGAAACTTATAAATCTATCGAACCCAAAATAGATCAGCTCATGATGATAATCTCAAAACTTGCAGAGAAATGGTTGCAAGAATAA
- a CDS encoding SusC/RagA family TonB-linked outer membrane protein has protein sequence MNNKIYLLAISLCMFTQVNAQNSKRLFFGRVISYDNRKPIANATIFSLKSKTKTISNLNGDFSIDLAAFSDSLIVSHLNYPDIKVYVDGKTPQPFVMSLQTSERLLQEVAITLNTGFQSIAKERATGSFVQIDEKTYNQQIGTNAIERLRYITNGVSPIADRIGAFDKGQMLIRGLSTFTISVQKPLIILDNFEYQGSLDNINPNDIENVTFLKDAAAGSIWGAKAANGVIVITTKKGKFNQRVNISMNANSSIVDKPNLFYERNISSNDLIDYEQFLFSQKYRFADTSRSNHPPFSPVYEILFKQQKGVLSSDQASSQLNNLRNWDVRNDFNHFLYQKAINQQYAVGLNGGSENLAWMFSVGLDRNSGNLNEKYNRLTLRSSNVYKVFDKLSISTDVFFTNSNNKSGRPAYGNIKPNNGALPMYSHLSDEKGNPLPLYIQYREGYIDNLGAGKLLDWRYYPLDDYEHSFTNGSIQDINATIGLNYKIITGLNIDLKYRYQKQNTNGKTEFDPLSYYNRDLINSFSQINQSTGAVTYKIPKGSILDIANSNLYAQNLRGQINYNKEWSKHEISLLAGSEISETKVENTKNRSYGYDPETLGFANVDYANTYPYFIQGGNNFIPNGKGFGKTNNRFASFYTNGAYTFDEKYTLSASARRDASNLFGVNTNDKWKPLWSTGASWNVTREGFFRTTFFNNLKIRGSYGKQGNIDPNKVAVTTFAYAATNPYTLTQWSQIVNYPNPDLKWEQVSMLNLGIDFSILNNRVSGSLEYYHKRMNDLYGSVPIDRTTGIGLGSITKNVGKAKGNGIDIQIRTVNTIGQLKWNSDIIFNTYYDKVTKLNEPPVLGSGAISSGITLIQDYSTYGLFAYKWAGLDPLTGDPQGYLDGAISKNYNDIRNQTQFSDIKYIGSQIPRIYGSLGNTFNWKNLALTFRVTYKFDYYFRRESIDYTSLTAQLKGHADYAKRWQKQGDEKVTDVPSFIFPAVAARDEFYRSSEVLVSKGDHIRLQYVNLSYELNKKQIKNLPFSRIQLYGVASNLGIIWKANKDGIDPDYSKIPDPQSYAFGIKLIY, from the coding sequence ATGAACAACAAAATATATCTCTTGGCTATTTCCTTGTGTATGTTTACGCAGGTTAATGCACAAAATAGCAAACGTCTTTTCTTCGGGAGGGTTATTTCCTATGATAACAGGAAGCCAATTGCTAACGCTACAATATTTAGCTTGAAGTCCAAAACAAAAACGATTTCAAATCTAAATGGTGATTTTTCGATTGATCTGGCTGCCTTCAGTGATAGCCTGATTGTCTCACATCTAAACTATCCAGATATTAAAGTTTATGTGGATGGGAAAACTCCTCAACCCTTTGTAATGAGCTTACAGACATCGGAAAGGTTACTACAAGAAGTCGCCATCACCCTAAATACAGGTTTCCAATCTATTGCTAAAGAACGGGCAACAGGGTCGTTTGTTCAGATTGATGAAAAGACCTACAATCAACAAATTGGGACCAATGCAATTGAAAGGTTGCGATATATCACAAATGGGGTAAGTCCCATCGCTGATAGGATTGGAGCTTTTGATAAAGGGCAAATGCTGATAAGGGGGTTAAGTACCTTTACCATTTCAGTGCAAAAGCCCTTGATTATCTTAGATAATTTTGAATATCAAGGTTCTTTGGATAACATTAATCCTAATGATATAGAAAATGTAACCTTTTTAAAAGATGCCGCCGCTGGATCGATATGGGGAGCAAAAGCCGCAAACGGTGTAATCGTAATCACCACTAAAAAAGGTAAGTTTAACCAGCGTGTTAACATTTCCATGAATGCAAACAGTAGTATCGTTGACAAGCCCAACCTATTCTATGAAAGGAATATTTCTTCTAATGACTTAATTGATTATGAACAATTTTTATTTAGCCAAAAATATCGGTTTGCTGATACTTCACGTTCAAATCATCCCCCTTTTTCACCTGTATATGAAATCTTGTTTAAACAGCAAAAAGGTGTCCTTAGTTCAGATCAAGCTTCTTCCCAGTTAAATAACCTAAGAAATTGGGATGTAAGGAATGATTTTAACCACTTCCTTTATCAAAAAGCTATTAATCAGCAATATGCAGTTGGCCTAAATGGTGGCTCTGAAAATCTAGCATGGATGTTTTCTGTCGGATTGGACAGGAACAGCGGTAATCTTAATGAAAAATATAATAGATTAACTTTAAGGTCTTCTAACGTTTACAAGGTCTTTGATAAACTTTCTATTAGTACCGATGTTTTTTTTACGAATAGTAACAATAAATCTGGTAGACCTGCTTATGGTAACATTAAGCCCAATAATGGAGCTTTACCAATGTATAGTCATTTAAGTGATGAAAAGGGCAATCCATTACCCCTGTACATTCAATATCGTGAGGGTTACATCGATAATTTGGGTGCAGGTAAGCTTTTGGATTGGCGTTATTACCCTTTAGATGATTACGAGCACAGTTTCACTAATGGATCAATACAGGATATTAATGCCACCATTGGGCTGAATTATAAAATAATTACCGGGTTGAATATTGATCTAAAATACAGATACCAGAAGCAAAATACAAACGGAAAGACGGAATTTGATCCATTAAGTTATTACAATCGTGATCTAATCAACAGCTTTAGCCAAATCAACCAAAGTACCGGAGCTGTCACATATAAAATTCCAAAAGGAAGTATTCTCGACATTGCTAATAGCAATTTATATGCTCAGAATCTACGGGGTCAAATCAATTACAACAAAGAATGGTCAAAGCATGAAATTAGTTTATTGGCTGGCTCTGAAATCAGTGAAACTAAAGTGGAAAATACAAAAAATCGTTCTTATGGTTATGATCCTGAAACATTGGGGTTCGCCAATGTCGATTATGCGAACACTTACCCATATTTCATTCAAGGTGGAAATAACTTTATTCCTAATGGAAAAGGATTCGGAAAGACTAATAACAGGTTTGCTTCATTTTATACGAATGGAGCATACACCTTTGATGAAAAATATACCCTTTCAGCAAGCGCTCGAAGGGATGCTTCAAACCTTTTTGGTGTAAATACGAATGACAAATGGAAGCCGCTTTGGTCTACAGGCGCTAGTTGGAATGTGACTAGGGAAGGTTTCTTTAGAACAACTTTCTTCAACAATTTGAAAATTAGAGGAAGCTATGGTAAACAGGGAAATATTGATCCCAATAAGGTTGCAGTAACCACTTTTGCCTACGCCGCAACAAATCCTTATACACTGACCCAGTGGAGCCAAATTGTTAACTATCCTAATCCTGATTTAAAATGGGAGCAGGTAAGTATGTTGAATTTGGGAATTGATTTTAGCATTTTAAACAATCGGGTTTCAGGAAGTTTGGAATATTACCATAAACGAATGAATGATCTTTATGGCTCAGTACCTATCGATAGAACAACTGGTATTGGCTTAGGAAGCATTACAAAAAATGTAGGCAAAGCCAAAGGAAACGGTATTGATATTCAAATTAGAACTGTTAATACTATTGGGCAACTTAAATGGAATAGTGACATAATTTTTAATACCTATTACGACAAAGTTACCAAGCTTAATGAACCACCAGTGTTAGGCAGTGGTGCCATAAGTAGTGGTATAACGCTTATTCAGGACTATTCAACTTACGGACTTTTCGCCTATAAATGGGCAGGTCTTGACCCATTAACAGGTGATCCGCAGGGGTACTTAGATGGAGCAATTAGCAAGAACTATAATGATATTAGAAATCAAACACAGTTTTCAGATATTAAATATATAGGCTCCCAAATTCCGAGAATTTATGGTTCATTAGGGAATACCTTCAATTGGAAGAATCTGGCACTAACATTTAGGGTAACTTACAAATTCGATTATTATTTCAGGAGGGAATCTATAGACTACACGAGTCTAACTGCTCAACTTAAAGGCCATGCAGATTATGCAAAAAGGTGGCAAAAACAGGGTGATGAAAAGGTTACTGACGTCCCATCGTTTATATTTCCGGCTGTTGCCGCAAGAGATGAGTTTTACAGGAGTTCCGAGGTGTTAGTTAGTAAAGGGGATCATATTAGGCTACAATATGTAAACCTTAGCTATGAACTGAATAAAAAACAGATCAAAAATTTACCATTCAGTAGGATACAGTTATATGGTGTTGCTAGTAACCTCGGAATAATATGGAAAGCGAACAAAGACGGCATTGATCCAGATTATTCAAAAATTCCTGATCCACAATCATACGCTTTTGGGATCAAATTAATTTACTAA
- a CDS encoding FRG domain-containing protein, whose product MPNYKTLEIKNISEYIALIDRIKISSEEVNNKADLIFRGQGADRPLLPKLSRLTLNGPIKKIEELILKEFERGILPLSEFQPTNDWDMLALAQHHGLPTRLLDWTYSALVALWFAVRKAPRKNEKTGLDNGVVWILNATTADFRTDTDLISPFSNNLTKIFRSRVVSRRISAQSGIFTVHKINEEGKMISLERNKDFSPKLTKAIINPKEFASIRKQLHTLGVNNASVFPDIDGYCAHLEWRYSKMSDEIEEKSFLNVTYNH is encoded by the coding sequence ATGCCAAATTATAAAACTCTAGAAATCAAAAACATATCTGAGTACATAGCTCTTATTGACAGAATTAAAATATCTAGTGAGGAGGTAAACAATAAGGCAGACCTAATATTTAGAGGACAGGGGGCAGATCGCCCACTTCTTCCAAAGCTTTCTAGATTGACGTTAAATGGGCCTATAAAAAAGATTGAAGAATTAATACTAAAAGAATTTGAAAGAGGAATACTTCCACTATCTGAATTTCAACCCACTAATGATTGGGATATGCTTGCATTAGCTCAACATCATGGATTACCTACAAGACTACTTGATTGGACATATAGTGCGCTAGTAGCATTATGGTTTGCTGTACGAAAAGCTCCTCGTAAAAATGAAAAAACAGGTTTAGATAATGGTGTTGTATGGATATTAAATGCAACAACAGCGGATTTTAGAACTGACACCGATCTTATTAGTCCTTTTAGTAATAATCTTACGAAGATTTTCCGTTCAAGAGTTGTTTCAAGGCGAATATCAGCACAGTCTGGAATTTTCACTGTACATAAAATCAATGAAGAAGGGAAAATGATAAGTTTAGAAAGAAATAAGGATTTTAGCCCCAAACTTACAAAAGCCATAATTAACCCTAAAGAATTTGCTTCTATTAGAAAACAGCTCCATACCCTAGGAGTCAATAATGCTTCCGTCTTTCCTGATATAGATGGTTACTGCGCTCATTTAGAATGGCGATATTCCAAGATGTCTGACGAAATTGAAGAAAAATCATTTTTAAATGTAACTTATAATCATTAA
- a CDS encoding helix-turn-helix domain-containing protein, which yields MAAFDLITKDDLEKFKIELFAELKRPGYKLNKKQEQKEWLKSYEVRSLLNISAGTLATLRRKGTLQFSKIGGLLYYKHDEIVKLLEGTSA from the coding sequence ATGGCAGCATTCGATTTAATCACAAAAGATGATCTGGAAAAGTTTAAAATTGAACTTTTCGCAGAATTAAAAAGACCCGGCTACAAACTGAATAAAAAGCAAGAGCAAAAAGAATGGCTCAAGAGCTATGAGGTTCGATCTCTCTTAAATATTTCTGCTGGTACATTAGCGACCCTTAGACGAAAAGGAACCTTGCAATTTTCAAAAATTGGAGGCCTTCTTTATTACAAGCACGATGAGATTGTTAAATTATTAGAAGGAACTTCAGCATGA